In Populus alba chromosome 1, ASM523922v2, whole genome shotgun sequence, a single window of DNA contains:
- the LOC118033896 gene encoding probable CoA ligase CCL9, whose translation MESLTLTVLLNKSAKDFPNRRAVSLSGRLDLTHAQLQQIVDHAASLLISAGVIPGDVVALTFPNTIEFVVMFLAVIRCRATAAPLNQAYTAEEFEFYLSDSESKLLIMPQEPILPALTAASTLKIPHVTSTLDFQSRRVTLSTESESVPDAVDDVVNDSSDVALFLHTSGTTSRPKGVPLTQLNLASSVLNIKSAYKLTESDSTVLVLPLFHVHGLLAGLLSSLVAGAAVALPAAGRFSASTFWKDMVSYNATWYTAVPTIHQIILDRHVSKPEPAYPKLRFIRSCSASLAPVIMERLEEAFGAPVLEAYAMTEAAHLMASNPLPEDGRHKPGSVGQPIGQEMAILNENGVVQPVGISDEVCIRGPNVTKGYKNNPEGNKAAFQFGWFHTGDVGFLDEDGFLHLVGRIKEPINGGGMYARFSFAL comes from the exons ATGGAGTCCCTCACTTTGACTGTTTTGTTAAACAAATCAGCCAAGGATTTCCCAAATCGTCGCGCTGTATCACTCTCTGGCAGACTCGATTTAACACACGCTCAATTGCAACAGATTGTCGATCATGCCGCCTCTCTTCTTATCTCCGCCGGCGTCATTCCCGGTGATGTCGTCGCTCTCACCTTCCCCAACACCATCGAG TTTGTGGTCATGTTTCTGGCTGTAATTCGTTGCCGAGCCACAGCTGCGCCGTTAAACCAGGCTTACACAGCCGAGGAGTTCGAGTTTTACCTCTCCGACTCAGAATCAAAACTCCTAATCATGCCACAAGAGCCAATCCTACCGGCACTAACCGCGGCTTCTACGCTCAAAATCCCTCACGTGACATCCACTCTTGACTTCCAATCCAGAAGAGTAACTCTCTCAACCGAGTCAGAATCAGTACCTGACGCTGTTGACGATGTCGTCAACGACTCATCTGACGTGGCTTTGTTCCTACACACTTCTGGCACCACGAGCCGGCCCAAAGGCGTCCCTTTGACTCAGCTGAATTTGGCCTCTTCGGTTTTGAACATAAAATCGGCTTATAAGCTCACCGAGTCTGACTCCACTGTCCTCGTGTTGCCGCTATTTCACGTGCATGGATTATTAGCTGGGTTATTGAGCTCACTAGTGGCTGGAGCCGCCGTGGCTCTTCCAGCCGCCGGGAGATTTTCTGCTTCAACATTTTGGAAAGACATGGTTTCATATAATGCCACGTGGTACACTGCAGTCCCGACAATTCATCAAATTATTCTTGACCGCCATGTCAGCAAGCCAGAGCCGGCTTACCCCAAGCTAAGGTTTATCAGGAGCTGTAGCGCTTCTTTGGCGCCGGTTATCATGGAACGGCTAGAGGAGGCCTTTGGCGCACCGGTTTTGGAGGCTTATGCAATGACTGAGGCAGCTCATTTAATGGCTTCCAACCCGTTACCCGAAGATGGCCGCCATAAACCCGGGTCGGTTGGACAACCCATTGGGCAGGAAATGGCCATTTTAAATGAGAATGGGGTGGTTCAACCGGTTGGAATTAGTGACGAGGTGTGTATTAGAGGGCCTAATGTGACCAAGGGTTATAAGAATAATCCTGAAGGCAATAAGGCTGCTTTTCAATTCGGGTGGTTCCATACAGGGGATGTCGGTTTTCTTGATGAGGATGGATTTTTGCACCTCGTCGGTCGGATCAAGGAGCCCATCAACGGTGGAGGTATGTATGCACGTTTTAGTTTTGCTCTATAA
- the LOC118033894 gene encoding phosphatidylinositol 4-kinase gamma 2 has protein sequence MSVVDVGLSPIFKESGHFLPGYCGQKGPVIEDSSILIYISVGGSSIPMRVFESDSIAAVKLRIQTRKGFVVNKQKLVFGGRELARNDSLVKDYGVTRGNVLHLVLKLSDLLFVIVRTNCGEEFEFHVDRYRNVGYIKQRIFKEGKGFVDVEDQEIFYNGKKLDDQKIVDDICNDNDAAIHLLVEKSAKVRAKPLEKDFEILVVAANSTEKRDRSIDGGENRSEEVPVLSKERSGRNFMLEPVIVNPKVKLNSVFWNMINSALDGLEKGNAPIRSSEGTGGTYFLQDPSGQEFLSVFKPVDEEPMAVNNPQGLPVSSNGEGLKRGTRVGEGALREVAAYILDHPRSGPRAVNGETIGFAGVPPTVIVQCLHKGFNHPEGFENAMEYAKIGSLQMFMKNEGNCEDIGPGAFPVEEVHKISVFDIRMANTDRHAGNILISTGEDGQTILIPIDHGYCLPEKFEDCTFDWLYWPQARQPYSPEVVDYINSLDAEHDIALVQFYGWNIPLECARVLRISTMLLKKGVERGLTPFAIGSIMCRENLNKESVIEEIIREAEDSLLPGMSEAAFLEAVSNIMDYRLDEITE, from the exons atgTCTGTTGTTGATGTTGGTTTGAGTCCCATTTTTAAAGAATCAGGTCATTTTCTTCCTGGTTATTGTGGTCAAAAGGGACCAGTAATCGAGGATTCATCGATTCTAATTTATATTAGCGTGGGTGGTTCTTCAATTCCTATGAGGGTTTTCGAGTCTGATTCTATAGCTGCAGTGAAGCTAAGGATTCAGACAAGGAAAGGTTTTGTAGTGAATAAGCAGAAGTTAGTTTTTGGAGGGAGGGAATTGGCAAGAAATGATTCTCTTGTTAAGGATTATGGGGTCACTAGGGGCAATGTCTTGCACTTGGTTCTCAAGCTCTCTGATCTCTTGTTTGTCATTGTAAGGACCAATTGTGGAGAGGAATTTGAGTTTCATGTGGATAGGTATAGGAATGTTGGGTACATAAAGCAACGAATATTTAAAGAAGGTAAAGGATTTGTTGATGTTGAGGACCAGGAGATCTTTTATAATGGAAAAAAGCTTGATGATCAGAAAATTGTTGATGATATATGTAATGATAATGATGCTGCCATCCATTTGTTGGTTGAAAAATCTGCCAAAGTGAGGGCTAAGCCTTTGGAAAAGGATTTTGAGATTTTGGTGGTGGCAGCAAATTCCACTGAGAAGAGAGATAGGTCAATTGATGGAGGGGAGAACCGATCCGAAGAGGTTCCTGTTCTCTCAAAGGAGCGATCTGGCAGAAATTTCATGCTGGAACCGGTTATTGTTAATCCTAAGGTGAAGCTGAATTCGGTTTTTTGGAACATGATTAACTCTGCACTTGATGGACTGGAGAAAGGTAATGCACCCATCCGATCTTCTGAGGGAACAGGAGGGACTTACTTCTTGCAGGATCCATCAGGTCAGGagtttttatctgtttttaaGCCTGTTGATGAGGAGCCTATGGCTGTGAATAACCCCCAGGGGCTGCCCGTGTCATCGAATGGTGAGGGTTTAAAAAGGGGGACAAGGGTAGGAGAAGGAGCGTTGCGGGAAGTTGCGGCTTACATATTGGATCATCCAAGGAGTGGTCCACGGGCAGTAAATGGAGAAACTATAGGCTTTGCTGGGGTCCCCCCTACAGTCATCGTTCAATGCTTGCACAAAGGATTTAACCATCCAGAAGGGTTTGAAAATGCAATGGAGTATGCCAAGATCGGGTCTTTACAGATGTTTATGAAGAACGAGGGGAACTGTGAGGACATCGGTCCCGGGGCTTTCCCGGTGGAGGAGGTGCACAAGATCAGTGTGTTCGATATAAGAATGGCCAATACAGATAGGCATGCTGGGAATATATTGATTAGCACAGGGGAGGATGGTCAAACAATACTCATTCCAATTGATCATGGTTACTGCTTGCCCGAAAAA tTTGAAGATTGCACATTTGACTGGCTTTACTGGCCACAAGCCCGCCAGCCGTACTCACCCGAAGTTGTTGACTACATAAACTCACTAGATGCTGAACATGACATCGCACTAGTGCAATTCTATGGGTGGAATATTCCTCTTGAGTGTGCCCGCGTACTTCGTATCTCCACTATGCTTCTGAAGAAAGGGGTAGAGAGAGGTCTCACTCCTTTTGCTATCGGAAGCATCATGTGTAGAGAGAACTTGAATAAGGAATCTGTGATCGAGGAGATTATTCGTGAAGCAGAAGATTCCTTGCTCCCTGGTATGAGTGAAGCTGCATTTCTCGAAGCTGTCTCCAATATCATGGACTACCGACTTGATGAAATCACAGAATAA
- the LOC118033893 gene encoding uncharacterized protein, translated as MSKPHRPPSGRTNIASCIVATIFLIFVVIIILIVFFTVFKPRDPKISVNAVQLPSFAVSNNTVNFTFSQYVSVKNPNRAVFSHYDSTLQLLYSSSQVGFMFIPAGKIDAGRTQYMAATYSVESFPLSASPDAAVNVGPAFNGGGGQPGFNNGFRVGPTMEIESRIQIVGRVRVLHFFTHHLETKVRCRVTISVSDGSVLGFHC; from the coding sequence ATGAGCAAACCGCACAGACCGCCTTCAGGCCGTACAAATATTGCTTCATGCATAGTAGCTACAATCTTCCTAATCTTTGTTGTTATCATAATCCTTATCGTCTTCTTCACTGTTTTCAAGCCTAGAGACCCGAAAATATCTGTTAACGCTGTTCAGCTCCCATCATTTGCCGTCTCTAACAACACTGTTAACTTCACTTTCTCTCAATATGTCTCCGTCAAGAATCCAAATAGAGCTGTTTTCTCCCACTATGATAGCACCCTTCAGCTTCTTTACTCGAGTTCTCAAGTCGGGTTCATGTTCATCCCCGCTGGTAAAATTGATGCGGGTCGGACCCAGTACATGGCCGCTACCTATTCTGTTGAGTCTTTCCCTTTATCTGCCTCGCCGGATGCAGCGGTTAATGTGGGACCGGCGTTCAATGGCGGTGGTGGACAGCCCGGTTTTAATAACGGGTTTCGGGTCGGACCAACCATGGAGATTGAGTCAAGAATCCAAATAGTGGGTCGGGTTCGGGTCTTGCATTTTTTCACCCATCATCTGGAGACTAAAGTTAGATGCAGAGTTACTATTTCCGTGAGTGATGGATCTGTTTTAGGGTTTCATTGCTAA
- the LOC118033892 gene encoding GDSL esterase/lipase At4g10955 isoform X1 — MQRHLGGYQEAAAATGTYGIMASDREDFSLSGPLHLAIVDWTNAHHRRSVAASLVQGVYILERDRQLKRQGPQALASPWWEFFHFHLLRHLVDDVDSSIFAAIYEFKPPKSHYHNSVDESPRYVIAFRGTITKPESVSRDLQLDLHILRNGLHETSRFEIAIQAVRNVVATVGESNVWLAGHSLGAAMALLAGKIMAKTGFFLQAFLFNSPFFSAPIERIKDERVKHGLRIANSVITAGLAFATKKSYHNNQSVDPFAALSAWIPFLFVNPGDHLCSEYIGYLEHRKKMDDIGIGAIERLATQNSLGGLLMSAMGRESEPLHLIPSANLIVNLTPCQDFREAHGIHQWWRPDLDIKSKLYNYK; from the exons ATGCAGAGGCATCTTGGAGGATAtcaagaagcagcagcagctacAGGAACATATGGTATTATGGCCTCTGACAGGGAAGACTTTAGCCTCTCAGGACCCTTGCACCTAGCTATTGTCGACTG GACAAATGCACATCATCGAAGATCTGTTGCTGCCAGTTTGGTTCAGGGTGTATACATTCTAGAGCGGGACCGCCAGCTGAAACGTCAAGGTCCCCAAGCTCTTGCTTCTCCTTGGTGGGAGTTCTTTCACTTTCATTTGCTTCGTCACCTTGTCGATGATGTGGATTCCTCCATTTTTGCTGCAATTTATGAATTCAAGCCACCAAAATCTCATTATCACAATTCAGTAGATGAAAGCCCTCGTTACGTAATTGCCTTCCGCGGCACCATAACCAAGCCAGAGTCTGTGTCAAGGGACCTTCAGTTGGACCTCCACATTCTCCGAAATGGACTCCATGAGACATCCCGGTTTGAGATTGCTATCCAAGCAGTCCGAAATGTGGTTGCTACTGTAGGTGAATCAAATGTCTGGTTAGCTGGCCATTCCCTGGGAGCGGCAATGGCATTGCTAGCTGGAAAGATCATGGCCAAGACGGGCTTCTTTCTTCAagcttttctcttcaattcacCATTCTTCTCTGCCCCAATTGAGAGGATCAAAGATGAGCGAGTGAAACATGGGCTCCGGATTGCAAACAGTGTGATAACAGCAGGACTTGCATTCGCGACAAAGAAGAGCTATCATAATAATCAATCTGTCGATCCATTTGCTGCTCTTTCTGCATGGATCCCATTTCTCTTTGTCAATCCTGGCGATCACTTATGCTCAGAATATATTGGGTATCTTGAGCACAGGAAGAAGATGGATGATATTGGAATTGGAGCTATTGAGAGATTAGCAACCCAGAATTCTCTCGGAGGTCTTCTCATGAGTGCCATGGGTAGAGAGTCAGAACCACTCCACCTCATCCCTTCAGCAAATctaattgtaaatttaactcCTTGTCAGGATTTTAGGGAAGCTCATGGAATTCACCAGTGGTGGAGACCTGATTTGGACATAAAATCCAAGCTTTACAACTACAAATAG
- the LOC118033892 gene encoding GDSL esterase/lipase At4g10955 isoform X2 has translation MASDREDFSLSGPLHLAIVDWTNAHHRRSVAASLVQGVYILERDRQLKRQGPQALASPWWEFFHFHLLRHLVDDVDSSIFAAIYEFKPPKSHYHNSVDESPRYVIAFRGTITKPESVSRDLQLDLHILRNGLHETSRFEIAIQAVRNVVATVGESNVWLAGHSLGAAMALLAGKIMAKTGFFLQAFLFNSPFFSAPIERIKDERVKHGLRIANSVITAGLAFATKKSYHNNQSVDPFAALSAWIPFLFVNPGDHLCSEYIGYLEHRKKMDDIGIGAIERLATQNSLGGLLMSAMGRESEPLHLIPSANLIVNLTPCQDFREAHGIHQWWRPDLDIKSKLYNYK, from the exons ATGGCCTCTGACAGGGAAGACTTTAGCCTCTCAGGACCCTTGCACCTAGCTATTGTCGACTG GACAAATGCACATCATCGAAGATCTGTTGCTGCCAGTTTGGTTCAGGGTGTATACATTCTAGAGCGGGACCGCCAGCTGAAACGTCAAGGTCCCCAAGCTCTTGCTTCTCCTTGGTGGGAGTTCTTTCACTTTCATTTGCTTCGTCACCTTGTCGATGATGTGGATTCCTCCATTTTTGCTGCAATTTATGAATTCAAGCCACCAAAATCTCATTATCACAATTCAGTAGATGAAAGCCCTCGTTACGTAATTGCCTTCCGCGGCACCATAACCAAGCCAGAGTCTGTGTCAAGGGACCTTCAGTTGGACCTCCACATTCTCCGAAATGGACTCCATGAGACATCCCGGTTTGAGATTGCTATCCAAGCAGTCCGAAATGTGGTTGCTACTGTAGGTGAATCAAATGTCTGGTTAGCTGGCCATTCCCTGGGAGCGGCAATGGCATTGCTAGCTGGAAAGATCATGGCCAAGACGGGCTTCTTTCTTCAagcttttctcttcaattcacCATTCTTCTCTGCCCCAATTGAGAGGATCAAAGATGAGCGAGTGAAACATGGGCTCCGGATTGCAAACAGTGTGATAACAGCAGGACTTGCATTCGCGACAAAGAAGAGCTATCATAATAATCAATCTGTCGATCCATTTGCTGCTCTTTCTGCATGGATCCCATTTCTCTTTGTCAATCCTGGCGATCACTTATGCTCAGAATATATTGGGTATCTTGAGCACAGGAAGAAGATGGATGATATTGGAATTGGAGCTATTGAGAGATTAGCAACCCAGAATTCTCTCGGAGGTCTTCTCATGAGTGCCATGGGTAGAGAGTCAGAACCACTCCACCTCATCCCTTCAGCAAATctaattgtaaatttaactcCTTGTCAGGATTTTAGGGAAGCTCATGGAATTCACCAGTGGTGGAGACCTGATTTGGACATAAAATCCAAGCTTTACAACTACAAATAG